A genomic stretch from Thermodesulfobacteriota bacterium includes:
- the pilQ gene encoding type IV pilus secretin PilQ — MVPRTASAKLATLVVPMVLALLAGGCASWQQSAGVPPAQAPTAAAPAPQRTVIHDVQVSAAGEETRIHLASSGPLRHQLAAGGDPRTVELDLFDVIFEGLPPQSLVQDGTVDTVTFRALPGGAGRVVVRLARAGDARVEPGEGGLDLVVRLRPAAAAAVPAPRAPAVPARGPLARLLPGGSGVTFELGEEADNLSAFPLSDGMRLVVDAEGVVLPEAQVTEELPHGPVARVRIGRRQEGGIRAVLEARQPGAFDGHRLERTPGGFAVLWSSAAAAAPAAPPAAAPTVTVTQAQAQFPTADASLPGGGRVVDLGFRQEPAQSFVEVGLSAAAPYEVTEATGERVVLDLRKTALPEKFRRALDTSAFPGPVNLIAAYERGADLRIVVDLRRPAPYRLLREGDRLTLAFEGGSGDVRPTQVSQVRDGGREIVVIEGRPEGAVQAPGVTPSPGAPAATAAGGAPRFSGRRLSMDFVDADIRNVLRIIGDVSGLNVVAGDGVTGKVTVRLVDVPWDQALEVILKTRGLDQVREDNVIRIAPAERLAQEKARALEAEKAAEEKAPLVTDIIPVNYAMAKELSDKVKAVLTERGTVSVDERTNALLIKDVAESLGEARTLVARLDTQTPQVMIEARIVEVSSTFARDLGIQWGGRFTADTARGNATGWAFPHSVGVQGATGTQNFAVNFPAPVAAGTPGGALAMTLGHINDVLTLDLRLSAIESSGKGRVLSSPRVTTLDNKTAEISQGIEIPFTTATDTQIETQSIDYKLKLNVTPHVTADRSIIMKIDMTKDAPSTTFVAVDSATPAKETRAATTEVLVRDGETTVIGGIITDTRSDIETSVPFLGKIPYLGALFRQKSNRVDKTELIIFITPKIVNVQAVARNP; from the coding sequence GTGGTCCCCCGAACAGCCTCCGCGAAGCTCGCGACCCTGGTGGTCCCGATGGTCCTGGCGCTCCTGGCCGGCGGCTGCGCGTCGTGGCAGCAGTCTGCGGGGGTGCCGCCGGCCCAGGCCCCGACGGCGGCGGCGCCTGCTCCCCAGCGCACGGTGATCCACGACGTGCAGGTTTCCGCCGCGGGGGAGGAGACGCGCATCCACCTCGCGTCCAGCGGGCCGCTGCGGCACCAACTGGCGGCCGGGGGAGATCCCCGGACCGTGGAGCTCGACCTCTTCGACGTGATCTTCGAGGGTCTCCCGCCCCAGTCCCTGGTGCAGGACGGCACCGTGGACACCGTGACCTTCCGGGCGCTTCCCGGGGGCGCCGGCCGGGTGGTCGTGCGCCTGGCGAGGGCGGGCGATGCCCGGGTGGAGCCGGGGGAGGGCGGGCTCGATCTCGTGGTGCGTCTGCGCCCGGCGGCTGCCGCGGCTGTCCCTGCCCCCCGGGCCCCGGCGGTGCCGGCCCGCGGGCCCCTCGCCCGGCTCCTGCCCGGCGGTTCGGGCGTGACCTTCGAGTTGGGTGAGGAAGCGGACAACCTGAGCGCCTTCCCCCTCTCCGACGGCATGCGGCTCGTGGTCGACGCCGAGGGCGTCGTTCTGCCCGAGGCACAGGTCACCGAAGAGCTCCCGCACGGTCCCGTGGCCCGGGTCCGCATCGGCCGTCGCCAGGAGGGCGGCATCCGGGCGGTGCTCGAGGCGCGCCAGCCGGGCGCCTTCGACGGACATCGGCTCGAGCGCACCCCCGGCGGCTTTGCGGTGCTCTGGTCTTCTGCCGCCGCGGCCGCGCCGGCGGCGCCCCCAGCGGCAGCTCCCACCGTCACCGTGACCCAGGCCCAGGCCCAGTTCCCTACCGCCGACGCATCGCTGCCCGGGGGAGGCCGGGTGGTGGACCTGGGTTTCCGGCAGGAACCCGCCCAGAGCTTCGTCGAGGTCGGCCTCTCCGCTGCCGCACCCTACGAAGTGACCGAGGCCACCGGCGAGCGGGTCGTGCTGGACCTTCGCAAGACCGCTTTGCCCGAGAAGTTCCGCCGTGCGCTCGACACCTCTGCCTTCCCGGGTCCGGTGAACCTCATCGCGGCCTACGAGCGGGGGGCCGACCTGCGGATCGTGGTCGACCTGCGCCGGCCGGCGCCCTACCGGCTCCTGCGCGAGGGCGACCGCCTGACCCTGGCCTTCGAGGGTGGGAGCGGGGATGTGCGTCCGACCCAGGTGAGCCAGGTTCGGGACGGCGGCCGCGAGATCGTGGTGATCGAGGGCCGGCCCGAGGGGGCGGTCCAGGCTCCGGGTGTCACCCCTTCGCCAGGTGCCCCGGCGGCAACAGCGGCAGGGGGCGCCCCCCGGTTCTCCGGGCGCCGCCTCTCCATGGACTTCGTGGACGCCGACATCCGCAACGTACTGCGCATCATCGGCGACGTGAGCGGTCTCAACGTGGTGGCCGGCGACGGGGTGACCGGGAAGGTGACGGTGCGCCTGGTGGACGTGCCCTGGGACCAGGCCCTGGAAGTCATCCTCAAGACCCGGGGTCTGGACCAGGTACGGGAAGACAACGTCATCCGCATCGCGCCGGCCGAGCGGCTGGCCCAGGAGAAGGCCCGCGCCCTCGAGGCGGAGAAGGCGGCCGAGGAGAAGGCGCCGCTGGTCACCGACATCATCCCGGTGAACTACGCCATGGCCAAGGAGCTCTCGGACAAGGTGAAGGCGGTCCTGACCGAGCGGGGCACCGTGTCGGTGGACGAGCGCACCAACGCGCTCCTCATCAAGGACGTGGCCGAGAGCCTGGGGGAGGCGAGGACTCTGGTGGCGCGCCTCGACACCCAGACCCCCCAGGTGATGATCGAGGCCCGCATCGTGGAGGTCTCCTCCACGTTTGCCCGGGACCTGGGCATCCAGTGGGGCGGCCGGTTCACTGCCGATACGGCACGGGGCAACGCCACCGGGTGGGCCTTCCCCCACTCGGTGGGGGTCCAGGGGGCCACCGGCACCCAGAACTTCGCCGTCAACTTCCCTGCCCCCGTGGCGGCGGGAACCCCGGGCGGGGCGCTGGCCATGACCCTCGGCCACATCAACGACGTGCTCACCCTCGACCTGCGCCTCTCGGCCATCGAGAGCTCGGGCAAGGGGCGGGTGCTCTCCTCGCCCCGGGTCACCACGCTGGACAACAAGACGGCCGAGATCAGCCAGGGTATCGAAATCCCCTTCACCACGGCCACGGACACCCAGATCGAGACCCAGAGCATCGACTACAAGCTCAAGCTCAACGTGACGCCCCACGTGACCGCGGACCGGTCGATCATCATGAAGATCGACATGACCAAGGACGCGCCCTCCACCACCTTCGTAGCCGTGGACTCGGCCACTCCGGCCAAGGAGACCCGGGCGGCCACCACCGAGGTGCTGGTGAGGGATGGGGAGACCACGGTCATCGGCGGCATCATCACCGACACCCGGAGCGACATCGAGACCTCGGTGCCCTTCCTCGGGAAGATCCCCTACCTGGGGGCCCTGTTCCGGCAGAAGTCGAACCGGGTGGACAAGACGGAGCTGATCATCTTCATCACGCCCAAGATCGTCAACGTCCAGGCCGTCGCCCGGAACCCCTGA
- the aroB gene encoding 3-dehydroquinate synthase — translation MRSVRVALGERAYEVAIGTGLLLHPEGAGAAAQGLRGRGVFVVSDRTVWPLHGAALESGLGALGVWVLGRALLEPGEAHKDLASLSGLWDALVEARVERGDALVALGGGVVGDVAGFAAATYRRGVDVFQVPTTLLAMVDSSVGGKTGIDHPRGKNLLGAFHQPRGVLADLATLATLPRREVLSGLAEVLKAALLVDRELFGQLEARGPKLLEDPEALEDVVARAVAIKARIVEADEGETGTRALLNLGHTLGHAVETAAGYGAYTHGEAVALGLAFAARLSRETGRLADPDAERVLRVLKNWGYALTTPAALAEKVMQALRFDKKSAGGEPLWVLLRGIGEAEWGVRVPPEILERLLREDQVDP, via the coding sequence GTGAGATCCGTGCGGGTGGCCCTGGGGGAGCGGGCCTATGAGGTGGCGATCGGAACAGGGCTTCTGCTCCATCCCGAAGGGGCCGGGGCCGCGGCGCAGGGGTTGCGGGGGCGGGGGGTGTTTGTGGTCTCGGACCGCACCGTGTGGCCGCTGCACGGGGCGGCCCTGGAGAGTGGGTTGGGGGCGCTGGGGGTGTGGGTGCTCGGGCGGGCGCTCCTGGAGCCGGGCGAGGCCCACAAGGACCTGGCGAGTCTCTCGGGCCTCTGGGATGCCTTGGTGGAAGCCCGGGTCGAGCGCGGCGACGCCTTGGTGGCCCTGGGGGGGGGAGTGGTGGGGGACGTGGCGGGGTTTGCCGCCGCCACCTACCGGCGCGGGGTCGACGTCTTCCAGGTGCCCACCACGCTGCTCGCCATGGTGGATTCGAGCGTGGGGGGCAAGACCGGCATCGACCACCCCCGGGGGAAGAACCTCCTGGGGGCGTTCCACCAGCCCCGGGGGGTGCTGGCGGATCTGGCGACCCTGGCAACGCTGCCCCGCCGCGAGGTGCTCTCCGGGCTGGCGGAGGTCCTCAAGGCCGCCCTTCTGGTGGATCGGGAGCTCTTCGGCCAACTGGAGGCCCGGGGGCCGAAGCTCTTGGAGGACCCGGAGGCCCTGGAGGACGTGGTGGCACGCGCCGTGGCCATCAAGGCGCGGATCGTGGAGGCCGACGAGGGGGAGACCGGTACCCGGGCGCTCCTGAACCTGGGGCACACGCTCGGCCACGCCGTGGAGACCGCCGCGGGGTATGGCGCCTATACCCACGGCGAGGCGGTGGCCCTGGGACTCGCGTTTGCCGCCCGGCTCTCCCGGGAGACGGGCCGCCTGGCCGACCCGGACGCGGAGCGGGTGCTCCGGGTGCTGAAAAACTGGGGCTATGCCCTAACGACGCCGGCCGCACTCGCCGAAAAGGTCATGCAGGCCCTTCGGTTCGACAAGAAGAGCGCGGGCGGCGAACCCCTGTGGGTGCTTCTCCGGGGCATCGGAGAAGCCGAGTGGGGCGTCCGGGTGCCCCCCGAGATCCTCGAGCGCCTCCTCCGGGAGGACCAGGTGGACCCATGA
- a CDS encoding shikimate kinase: MDDVVILTGFMGTGKSATGRLLARELGWDFLDLDEEVERAAGKSVARVFAEEGEARFREREAQALCRALTRTRLVIATGGGVLGREENRRSLAGRIVVNLDASAEECLRRVRRSPVERPLLSGPDPEAAARRLWEERRPLYAAVPRRVDTTGKTPGEVAREIRERFLGEGAA; this comes from the coding sequence TTGGACGACGTCGTGATCCTCACGGGTTTCATGGGCACGGGCAAGTCCGCCACGGGTCGGCTCCTGGCCCGGGAGCTCGGGTGGGACTTCCTGGATCTGGACGAGGAAGTGGAGCGGGCCGCGGGCAAGAGCGTCGCCCGGGTCTTCGCCGAGGAGGGGGAGGCGCGGTTCCGGGAGCGGGAGGCCCAAGCCCTCTGCCGGGCCCTCACCCGGACCCGGCTCGTGATCGCCACCGGCGGGGGCGTGCTGGGGCGCGAGGAGAACCGCCGCAGCCTCGCCGGGCGGATCGTGGTGAACCTGGATGCTTCGGCCGAGGAGTGCCTGCGCCGGGTGCGCAGGAGCCCCGTGGAGCGGCCCCTCCTGTCGGGTCCCGACCCGGAGGCCGCGGCCCGGCGCCTGTGGGAAGAGCGCCGCCCCCTCTACGCCGCCGTTCCGCGCCGGGTCGACACGACCGGCAAGACCCCCGGCGAGGTGGCCCGCGAGATCCGGGAGCGGTTCCTGGGGGAAGGGGCGGCGTGA
- the aroC gene encoding chorismate synthase, whose amino-acid sequence MALSYRTAGESHGPLLAAVVEGLPAGVPVEPSAIDRDLVRRQQGYGRGGRMAIEADRAEILAGVRWGRTTGAPVLLTVRNRDWENWGAALSPLAEHRGAIPPTTEARPGHADLAGCLQRDLSDARDVLERASARETAARVAAGALAKALLHEVGIEVGSFVTSVGPVSCPWEGDLPFLHARAEAASLRMPDPDANARAEARVDEAREGGDTLGGTFVCFATGVPVGLGTHAVWADRLDGRLGQALLSIPAIKGVEVGLGFEAARLPGSQVHDEVLPGGPGDGRRGGVRRSTNRAGGLEGGITNGQELWVRAAMKPIPTLMRPLRTVDLATGRPVLASKERSDVCAVPAASVVGEAALALEVARALLEKFGGDCLADLVQGLDAYLERINRRWTTS is encoded by the coding sequence ATGGCCCTCTCGTACCGCACGGCGGGGGAGTCCCACGGCCCGCTGCTGGCGGCCGTGGTGGAGGGGCTGCCCGCCGGCGTGCCGGTGGAGCCCTCGGCCATCGACCGGGACCTCGTGCGGCGGCAGCAGGGATACGGCCGGGGGGGGCGGATGGCGATCGAGGCGGACCGGGCAGAGATCCTGGCCGGCGTGCGCTGGGGCAGGACCACGGGCGCCCCCGTGCTGCTCACGGTTCGAAACCGGGACTGGGAGAACTGGGGTGCGGCCCTGAGCCCGCTCGCCGAGCACCGGGGCGCCATCCCGCCTACGACCGAGGCGCGGCCCGGGCACGCAGACCTGGCGGGATGCCTTCAGCGGGATCTCTCCGACGCCCGGGACGTGCTCGAGCGCGCCAGCGCCCGGGAGACGGCGGCCCGGGTGGCCGCAGGGGCCCTGGCCAAAGCCCTTCTCCACGAGGTGGGCATCGAGGTGGGCTCGTTCGTCACCTCGGTGGGGCCGGTTTCGTGCCCCTGGGAAGGAGACCTTCCCTTCCTCCACGCCCGGGCCGAGGCGGCCAGCCTGCGCATGCCCGACCCGGACGCCAACGCCCGGGCCGAGGCCCGGGTGGACGAGGCGCGGGAAGGGGGCGACACCCTGGGGGGGACCTTCGTGTGCTTCGCCACCGGCGTTCCGGTCGGCCTCGGCACCCACGCCGTGTGGGCCGACCGGCTCGACGGACGCCTGGGGCAGGCGCTCCTCTCCATTCCGGCCATCAAGGGCGTGGAGGTGGGCCTGGGCTTCGAGGCGGCCCGGCTGCCCGGCTCCCAGGTGCACGACGAGGTCCTGCCCGGCGGGCCGGGAGACGGGCGGCGGGGAGGCGTGCGCCGCAGCACCAACCGGGCGGGGGGCCTGGAGGGAGGCATCACCAACGGACAAGAGCTCTGGGTGCGGGCAGCCATGAAGCCCATCCCGACCCTCATGCGGCCCCTGCGCACGGTGGACCTCGCCACCGGCCGGCCCGTGCTCGCCTCGAAGGAGCGAAGCGACGTGTGCGCCGTGCCCGCCGCCAGCGTGGTGGGAGAGGCGGCCCTGGCCTTAGAGGTGGCCCGGGCCCTCCTGGAAAAGTTCGGCGGCGACTGCCTGGCGGACCTCGTCCAGGGACTCGACGCCTACCTCGAACGGATCAACCGCCGTTGGACGACGTCGTGA
- a CDS encoding tetratricopeptide repeat protein: MHSEAAAQRLRDLRESGDSALAPLWIEALPPEEALPELFGRTEPLCRLQRARLLLRAGGAGKARDILESVEALPPGLEAIRAELLAEATSAPAEVEEGRGSESLASRTLAELHALQGDRETAAALYRELLAREPGDEELRERLRELTGARRARPEAALEEWLERVRQWRSVRGV, from the coding sequence ATGCACTCAGAGGCGGCGGCCCAGCGCCTGAGAGACCTGCGCGAGAGCGGCGATTCCGCCCTCGCCCCCCTCTGGATCGAGGCCCTGCCCCCCGAGGAGGCGCTGCCGGAGCTCTTCGGGCGCACCGAGCCGCTCTGCCGGCTCCAGCGGGCGCGGCTGTTGCTTCGGGCGGGGGGAGCGGGGAAGGCGCGGGACATCCTGGAAAGCGTCGAGGCGCTCCCCCCGGGGCTCGAGGCGATCCGGGCCGAGCTTCTGGCCGAGGCGACATCGGCGCCTGCGGAGGTCGAGGAAGGCAGGGGGAGCGAATCCCTGGCTTCCCGTACCCTGGCGGAGCTCCACGCCCTGCAGGGGGATCGGGAGACCGCGGCCGCCCTCTACCGGGAGCTCCTGGCCCGGGAACCGGGTGACGAGGAGCTACGGGAGCGCCTGCGGGAGCTCACCGGCGCGCGGCGCGCCCGCCCGGAAGCGGCGCTGGAGGAGTGGCTGGAGCGGGTTCGGCAGTGGAGGAGCGTGCGCGGTGTCTGA
- a CDS encoding Ig-like domain-containing protein, with amino-acid sequence MRHEHPTRWSRLLTSLALVLALGGISGLTGCGSEDSVSLPGITQPPPDDGGGTQPPPAGQPQVALASPNPTAITAGAAGSVIAATVRDADGAPVAGQSVAFTASPSTVGQLSAATAVTNASGVAQVTVTGLRAGTLSVTARALGVTSAPVAVTVLAPLVTVALSPADGRISASRPDGAGATVTFTVTDQDGTPLAGQTVSFATTLGVLDAAGRNTDADGKASVKVTSEAAGQAGVTASVLGVSTAAAVVTVLPSALQVPVTVTTSANKIPTNGTATITIRATDEFGNPVNEAFDVAAVLLGTTASTGNLSPASVQLANGQGTAIFTPTEQGVARIRVSRQGAQVGAVDVSVELVLAGEPARIEFTVDPAEIAVQGGGGTQSSAIQIRVLDVLGNPIQDGLAPNNLQVEILQGPNGGESLDGLARLRQVRTLSTSGGQARVELQSGVRPGTVLVEVRVTKDSLGRDLTVPLQATVPQITIRSGPPASLFLTPSNAIQSPGLRGNGSITHDYLAFVSDLWGNAVPEGTIVFFSQFLNIKRECRNRQVFDPLNPAAVNGFIAETCVGAAAGSIAPSTNPLDPRATFVSGSVPFDGVLAGDTLVVITEDNPNGYGGYRVSQVLDAFTLRLDGDVAVGASGLEWAVGNNANLGGGVFTTEGEAATVGGVARWSNTYAGELVNSPAYIFAEAEGGAQGHGRFFRLAWRADTTIEQLAGPQDGDRVGATATQFFAFFFEDSSPPTPYAIPGLRTSVAATDGDLEVVAGSIAFEDPTTGTLTLETSPRVISTGDPGGVIAFQWSPPDPVAVGQEFTLVVAGGGAIRRIKLTIQ; translated from the coding sequence ATGCGACACGAGCATCCCACGCGCTGGAGTCGGCTCCTCACGAGCCTGGCCCTCGTCCTGGCCTTGGGGGGGATCTCCGGTCTGACCGGCTGCGGCTCGGAAGACTCGGTCTCCCTCCCGGGGATCACCCAGCCGCCCCCGGACGACGGCGGGGGAACCCAGCCCCCCCCGGCCGGTCAGCCCCAGGTGGCCCTGGCGAGTCCCAATCCCACCGCGATCACTGCGGGAGCCGCCGGGTCCGTAATTGCGGCCACCGTGCGCGACGCCGACGGTGCCCCGGTGGCGGGGCAGAGCGTCGCGTTCACCGCGAGCCCCTCGACCGTAGGCCAGCTCAGCGCCGCCACGGCCGTGACCAACGCTTCCGGAGTCGCCCAGGTGACCGTGACGGGCCTGCGGGCCGGCACGCTGAGCGTGACGGCGCGGGCGTTGGGGGTCACGTCCGCCCCGGTCGCCGTCACGGTGCTGGCGCCCCTGGTCACTGTGGCCCTCTCCCCGGCCGACGGGCGCATCTCGGCGAGCCGGCCCGACGGCGCCGGCGCTACGGTCACCTTTACCGTCACCGACCAGGACGGCACCCCCCTTGCGGGGCAGACCGTGAGCTTCGCCACGACGCTAGGTGTCCTGGATGCCGCCGGCCGGAACACGGACGCCGATGGCAAGGCTTCCGTCAAGGTGACCAGCGAAGCGGCGGGCCAGGCCGGCGTGACCGCGAGCGTTCTCGGGGTGTCCACTGCCGCCGCGGTAGTGACGGTCCTTCCCTCGGCCCTCCAGGTTCCCGTGACCGTGACGACCAGCGCCAACAAGATCCCCACCAACGGCACCGCCACCATCACGATCCGAGCGACCGACGAGTTCGGGAACCCGGTCAACGAGGCCTTCGACGTGGCTGCTGTGCTGCTCGGGACCACTGCTTCGACCGGGAACCTCTCCCCCGCTTCGGTCCAGCTGGCCAACGGCCAGGGTACGGCCATCTTCACCCCCACCGAGCAGGGTGTCGCCCGCATCCGGGTGAGCCGGCAGGGGGCGCAGGTGGGCGCAGTGGACGTGTCGGTCGAGCTTGTGCTGGCGGGGGAGCCTGCCCGCATCGAGTTCACCGTGGACCCGGCAGAGATCGCGGTGCAGGGGGGCGGCGGCACCCAAAGCTCGGCCATCCAGATCCGCGTGCTCGACGTGCTGGGCAACCCGATCCAGGACGGCTTGGCGCCCAACAACCTCCAGGTCGAAATCCTCCAGGGACCAAACGGCGGGGAGAGCCTTGACGGCCTGGCCCGCCTTCGCCAGGTGCGCACCCTGAGCACCTCGGGGGGGCAGGCCCGGGTGGAGCTCCAGAGCGGCGTCCGACCCGGCACGGTGCTCGTCGAAGTCCGGGTCACCAAGGATTCCCTGGGTCGCGACCTCACGGTCCCCCTCCAGGCCACGGTTCCCCAAATCACGATTCGCTCCGGTCCTCCGGCGAGTCTCTTTCTGACGCCGTCCAACGCCATCCAGAGCCCGGGGCTTCGCGGGAACGGGTCGATTACACACGACTATCTGGCCTTCGTTTCCGATCTCTGGGGCAACGCCGTGCCCGAAGGGACGATCGTCTTCTTCAGCCAGTTCCTGAACATCAAGAGGGAGTGCCGCAATCGGCAGGTCTTCGACCCGCTCAACCCCGCGGCCGTCAACGGATTCATCGCGGAGACCTGCGTGGGCGCGGCAGCCGGCAGCATCGCACCGAGCACAAACCCGCTCGACCCGAGAGCCACCTTCGTCAGCGGTAGCGTCCCGTTCGACGGGGTGCTGGCGGGGGACACTCTGGTCGTCATCACCGAGGACAACCCCAACGGCTATGGGGGATATCGGGTCAGTCAGGTACTGGACGCCTTTACTCTGCGCCTCGACGGCGACGTGGCCGTGGGTGCCTCCGGCCTGGAATGGGCCGTCGGGAACAACGCCAACTTGGGCGGAGGGGTGTTTACCACCGAGGGAGAGGCTGCCACCGTCGGCGGGGTCGCCCGCTGGTCCAACACCTACGCCGGGGAGCTCGTGAACAGCCCCGCCTACATCTTCGCCGAGGCCGAGGGAGGCGCCCAGGGCCACGGACGGTTCTTCCGCCTCGCCTGGCGGGCGGACACCACCATCGAGCAGCTGGCGGGCCCCCAGGACGGCGACCGGGTCGGCGCCACCGCGACCCAATTCTTCGCGTTCTTCTTCGAGGACTCCTCGCCTCCAACCCCCTACGCGATCCCAGGGCTGCGGACGAGTGTTGCCGCTACCGACGGAGACTTGGAGGTAGTAGCCGGATCCATAGCATTCGAGGATCCGACCACGGGCACCCTGACCCTGGAGACCTCTCCCCGCGTCATCTCGACGGGGGACCCGGGCGGTGTCATCGCGTTCCAGTGGAGCCCTCCGGACCCCGTCGCGGTGGGACAGGAGTTCACGCTGGTCGTGGCTGGAGGCGGGGCGATCCGGAGAATCAAGCTGACCATCCAGTGA
- a CDS encoding vWA domain-containing protein, with protein MNAKTTRSILRRIPLLLAAAALWCLPGCGVDESSPSPALQGEPVQGLPRPAFVNPADSQVTRLELAASGEFDEASGEAQIFAVVRDQDGNSLLDFDFNVYNFTVTLNPGSAPLTLDPAVTQLGRDTVGDIVVALVIDSSGSMDAVTETGQTRMQVAKDAAKLFVGLMQPGDRTAVVDFSSDARTVQALTDDQTLLNTAIDQFAATGATNIGAAVGEAVRAVGNRPGRRAAVLLTDGDDTVDTVVGGPDVWLNNSASSRFQALQLAQKAGLRVYTVGLGDGLSEQGLADLRAFADETGGEFFPAPTAASLNTAFRETIPGELAQLPPQETFVLSFQSPIGSRPGKSVDVPFRLAILYANANGTLGDKTSGAYRVP; from the coding sequence ATGAACGCGAAAACGACCCGATCGATCCTGCGCCGCATCCCCCTTCTCCTGGCCGCCGCGGCCCTGTGGTGCCTGCCCGGGTGCGGCGTGGACGAGAGCTCCCCGTCTCCCGCGCTCCAGGGTGAGCCGGTGCAAGGTCTGCCCCGCCCTGCCTTCGTGAACCCTGCCGATTCTCAGGTCACCCGCCTGGAGCTCGCGGCCAGCGGGGAGTTCGACGAGGCCTCGGGGGAGGCGCAGATCTTCGCCGTAGTTCGAGACCAGGACGGCAACTCGCTCCTGGATTTCGATTTCAACGTCTACAATTTTACGGTCACGCTGAACCCGGGCAGCGCACCCCTCACGCTGGATCCGGCCGTCACCCAACTGGGGCGCGACACGGTGGGAGACATTGTCGTGGCCCTGGTCATCGACTCCAGCGGATCCATGGACGCCGTCACCGAGACCGGCCAGACCCGCATGCAGGTGGCCAAGGACGCGGCCAAGCTCTTCGTGGGCCTGATGCAGCCGGGGGACCGCACCGCAGTCGTGGACTTCAGCAGCGACGCCCGCACCGTACAGGCGCTCACCGACGACCAGACCCTCCTCAACACCGCGATCGACCAGTTCGCCGCCACAGGGGCCACCAACATCGGGGCGGCCGTAGGGGAGGCCGTGCGCGCGGTGGGGAACCGCCCCGGACGGCGGGCCGCCGTCCTCCTCACCGACGGCGACGACACCGTGGATACGGTCGTCGGCGGCCCCGACGTGTGGCTCAACAACTCCGCGAGCTCCCGCTTCCAAGCCTTACAGCTCGCGCAGAAGGCCGGGTTGCGCGTGTACACCGTGGGCCTCGGCGACGGCCTCTCGGAGCAAGGGCTGGCAGACTTGCGCGCCTTTGCCGACGAGACCGGGGGGGAGTTCTTCCCCGCGCCTACCGCTGCGAGCCTCAACACGGCCTTCAGGGAGACGATTCCCGGAGAGCTGGCCCAGCTGCCTCCCCAGGAGACGTTCGTCCTGAGCTTCCAGAGCCCTATCGGCTCCAGGCCCGGCAAGAGCGTCGACGTGCCCTTCCGCCTCGCCATTCTGTATGCCAACGCCAACGGTACCCTCGGTGACAAGACCTCCGGAGCCTATCGGGTTCCCTAG